Part of the Bacteroidota bacterium genome is shown below.
ATTACCTCCCATCATACCTCTGCCTAAAGGTCCTTTATGTCCATCAACGGCATTGACAAAAAACATGTTAACAATATCATTTTGCCCCTTTAGATATCCTTCCTTATTGGCTATTCTAACAATACTGTCTAAATTAATATAACCATCACGAGCTTTGGTATTATTGAAATTAATGGGTTCTAGGAAATGAAAATCTACCTCTGCCTTCGAGTACGCATAGTCCACAAGATTTTCTGGTAGAGCCATAGAGGCTGGATCAGTCCCTTCGTCTGACTGTACAATAATTGGTTGAACTATAAGTACAAAAGAGGTGAGTTTCTCAGTTTGCTGTGCAATACATTTAAATCCACCAATAACAAGTAAAAAGAGGAGTATATTAAGTTTCATATTTTATATAGATCAATTTTTGCTAATAATGCAACAGGGTAGTTTACGCCCCCTAAGAACCGTGCGTGCTAGTTTCCTGTCATTACTTATGCAAAGTGTTCGCTTTTGGGCTATTTTAATAGTTTCATTTATCTTACTCTACTGTTTTCTTACATTACTAAAAGATAGTTTATTTTGGGTTTCCCAGAAAAATAGGATTTGTCCATGCGGTATTACCATCTTTATCTGTAACTTCACACCTTACCCATTCGGGCTTCTTTCTGCTCAAATTCCACTCAGCACTTCGAAGATCGTCTCCATTTTCTGCCTTAAAAACTTTACCATTACCGGCACCGCTTGTTCTAAATACTATTTTTTTTACTGGTGAACATTCTACTTCTATTTTCAAGTTACTACCCATTTGGTAATCTTTTATTACAGGACCTTTGGAAGCATAAAAACAACCATTTTCAAGTGCCTCAAGAATACTTTCATCGTCTAATTTATTAGCTTTTATCATCGTCCACGCTTTGCCAACCTCGCTGCTTCTATGTACGTCATCGCTTGCCAAACCTGACAGAACATGTCCTTTATTCAACATCTGGTCCCAATGCACGCGCCCACTACCACTTTCAGCATCCTGACACACCTGATTGTGCACCTCAACACCTAAATACCCCGATACTTCAGTCATTTCAACATAAGTATGTCCGGTCCAGTACGGATGCGCATAAAACACTTTTGCACCTTTACTTTTTATATCATCTATCATCTCTTGTGCGGATAAACTATTATTGTATGTATAAGGATGTGGTAATCCGTATCCAAGAAAATGATGTGTAGGAGCTCCCGAATAGGTTTCAGGATGAAACTCAATGCTGCTCAATGCCAAAAACTTCATGTCTGAAAAGCCTGATAAATCATTTGTTGTTCTGTGATCGGTTATTGCCACTACATCAAATCCTTTATCTCTGTATTGTTTTAAACGTGTTGCCACATCCACATCCCCATCGCTACTGGTGGTATGAACATGCAGAGCAGCTTTATACCATTTCCCTTTTGTTTCAAAAGGGTTGGTCAATGTTTTTTTATTTGTAACA
Proteins encoded:
- a CDS encoding CehA/McbA family metallohydrolase, producing the protein MKRRIFLRLAGISAVSSLVSNVFAHEAKGNVTNKKTLTNPFETKGKWYKAALHVHTTSSDGDVDVATRLKQYRDKGFDVVAITDHRTTNDLSGFSDMKFLALSSIEFHPETYSGAPTHHFLGYGLPHPYTYNNSLSAQEMIDDIKSKGAKVFYAHPYWTGHTYVEMTEVSGYLGVEVHNQVCQDAESGSGRVHWDQMLNKGHVLSGLASDDVHRSSEVGKAWTMIKANKLDDESILEALENGCFYASKGPVIKDYQMGSNLKIEVECSPVKKIVFRTSGAGNGKVFKAENGDDLRSAEWNLSRKKPEWVRCEVTDKDGNTAWTNPIFLGNPK